In a single window of the Notamacropus eugenii isolate mMacEug1 chromosome 4, mMacEug1.pri_v2, whole genome shotgun sequence genome:
- the RXFP3 gene encoding relaxin-3 receptor 1, with protein sequence MKDAVSWGSLLELGNASGNVSLMMRDQLRGLELERPDGMAGQFPSSGIRGSTGTDGPAGAVVRILLSVVYSVVCALGLVGNLLVLYLMKSKQGWRKSSINLFVTSLALTDFQFVLTLPFWAVENALDFTWPFGKAMCKIIATVTAMNMYASVFFLTAMSVARYRVVASALKSRRPRGRGRGGGWRRLLRVGRGEGWCFSAKALCVLIWVLAMLASLPHAIFSTTATVMDEELCLVRFPDKPRVGDSQFWLGLYHTQKVLLGFVLPLGVISLCYLLLVRFISERPVRGGGGAGVEPGIASASGKGCSSAAGASAKRRSKVTKSVTIVVLSFFLCWLPNQALTAWGILIKLNVVHFSHEYFLSQVYVFPVSVCLAHSNSCLNPILYCLMRREFRKALKSLLWRIASPSLTSMRPFTATTKPEPEEQALQTLAPLHASVEPDLLYYPPGVVVYNGGRYDLLPSSSGEQRY encoded by the coding sequence ATGAAGGACGCTGTCTCTTGGGGGTCCCTGCTCGAACTGGGAAACGCAAGTGGAAACGTTTCGCTAATGATGAGGGATCAACTTCGGGGCCTGGAGCTGGAGAGACCAGACGGCATGGCAGGGCAATTCCCGAGCTCAGGCATCCGCGGGAGTACTGGCACTGACGGCCCAGCTGGAGCGGTGGTGCGGATTCTCCTCAGTGTGGTATATTCAGTGGTGTGTGCCTTGGGGCTGGTGGGTAACCTCCTGGTCCTGTACCTGATGAAAAGCAAGCAGGGCTGGCGTAAGTCCTCCATAAACCTCTTTGTCACCAGCCTGGCCTTGACTGACTTCCAGTTCGTGCTCACCCTGCCCTTCTGGGCTGTGGAGAACGCACTAGACTTCACCTGGCCCTTCGGCAAGGCCATGTGCAAGATCATCGCTACTGTGACAGCCATGAATATGTACGCTAGTGTCTTCTTCCTCACGGCCATGAGCGTGGCGCGTTACCGAGTGGTAGCCTCTGCTCTCAAGAGCCGCCGGCCCAGAGGACGGGGTAGGGGCGGTGGCTGGAGGCGACTCCTCCGGGTGGGCAGAGGCGAAGGCTGGTGCTTCTCAGCCAAGGCGCTCTGCGTGTTGATCTGGGTGTTGGCGATGCTGGCCTCTTTGCCCCATGCCATCTTCTCCACCACTGCCACGGTGATGGATGAAGAGCTCTGCTTGGTACGCTTTCCCGACAAGCCGCGGGTCGGGGACTCTCAGTTCTGGCTAGGGTTGTACCACACGCAGAAGGTGCTGCTGGGCTTCGTGCTGCCGCTAGGGGTGATCAGCCTCTGCTACCTGCTACTGGTGCGCTTCATCTCCGAACGTCCCGTCCGGGGAGGTGGAGGCGCGGGCGTGGAGCCTGGTATTGCGAGCGCTTCTGGAAAAGGATGCAGCAGCGCGGCTGGAGCGAGCGCCAAGAGGCGTTCTAAGGTTACCAAGTCAGTAACTATCGTCGTACTGTCGTTCTTCTTGTGTTGGCTACCCAACCAGGCTCTGACTGCCTGGGGTATCCTAATCAAGCTGAATGTGGTGCATTTCAGCCACGAGTACTTCCTGAGCCAGGTGTACGTGTTCCCGGTGAGCGTGTGCCTGGCGCACTCGAACAGCTGCCTCAACCCTATCCTTTACTGTCTCATGCGCCGCGAGTTTCGCAAGGCTCTTAAGAGTCTGCTCTGGCGCATCGCCTCGCCCTCGCTCACTAGCATGCGCCCCTTCACCGCCACTACTAAACCTGAGCCCGAGGAACAGGCCCTGCAGACCCTGGCTCCCCTGCATGCTTCGGTGGAGCCGGACCTCCTCTACTACCCACCCGGAGTCGTCGTCTACAACGGAGGGCGCTATGACCTGCTACCCTCTAGCTCAGGGGAGCAACGCTACTGA